TTTCTCGCGGCTTCCGGAATGGAAAGCTTTCCGCCGCATGCCCTTCTTCAACGAGCTGCTGCACCCCCGCGAGGCCGACCATTTCTACTACTTCCGCCTCTCGACCTCCAACCACAAGCAGGCGGGGGATGTGGGCGTGATGGTGGCGCGCTCGGAAAGACTTCCCGATTTCGGGCCGCAGGAGAACTTGCTGGTGATGCGGGTGTTTCCCGCCCTGGAGGCACTGGTGCGGCGCAGCTTCAGGACGGAGGGGCACCTGCGCCGGACCCTGGTCGAAAGGATTTGCGAGATGGACCGGGAACCGAAAGTGGCCCTGGACCGGTTCGGCAGGCTCCTCTGGGCGACGGACAGCGGAGCTTCCCTGCTGGGCCTACGGAACCGGCGCAAGCACGCGGTCCCAGAAGCCCTGAGCGGCGGCGCGCGGCGGCTGGCGATTCTGCAGAAAGACACCCCTTCCCGCGTTCCCCCTGCCACGGTTTGGTTGCGGCGCCCGAACGGCGCTCCGCTTAAGGCGGAGCTCAGCTTCGTGCGGACCCACAGCGAGGATTTTTTCATCCTGGCGCAGCTCCAGGAGCCGGAAGTCCCCCCCGACTTGTCCCGAACGGCCACGCGCCACGGTCTCACCGGGGCGGAAACCCAGGTTTTGAACCTTTTGGCCCAGGGCCGGTCGGACCAGGAGATCGCGAGGCTTCTCTTCGTCTCCATCGCCACCGTCCGCACCCATGTCGGCCGCATTTTCGAAAAGCTGGCCGTCAAATCGAGGGTGCAGGCGGCTCTGCTGGCCCACGGGCATCCCTTACCGCCTCCCAGCCGCACTTGACGTGGCGGAGAGCCGTCCCGCAGCAGCCGCCCCAATAGAGACCTCCTTTAGCAAAGGAGTCGCCCTGCGCGGGGGTCGGCTAGGAGAATTTTTTTGCGGCCGTTTGGATCTCTTCGACAATTTTTATCAGGATTTTCCGCGTGCCGAAATGACTCGTAAAACGGTCGCATTCGCTTCTCGCGTATTTCGGAAGTTCTTTGGAAAGCTCCTTAAGGATTTCCAGGACAACTCGGGGTTTTACGTCGGCCTCGGCCGCAAAACTTTCCCAATGCCGCTCAAAGATTTCCCGGCGTTTGTATTTGCCGCCGACTTTCATGGCTAATTTTTCCGAAAGCCCCTCATAAACGGCCGTCGACATCAGATCATAAAAAGGTGCGAGTTGAATTCCATCCGGCGCGATCAAGAGAGAGATGTTTTTTCCGTGGGCGTCGCAATTTCCGATGAGAAAATTAAATACAGCCCAGGTAATGAGTTGTTTTTTGTCGACGGCCGGTTGAACGCTGAAGTTTTCAAGGACTCGAAAACAATCGGAAAAGGACGGCCCCCCTTCGTTTTGATATTTTTCCTCGGCGTATTTTCCCAAAGCCTGACAGAAATCCTCTTGATGCAGTCTTCGGATCGATTTGTCTTCGTTCCATTGGCGATCGTAGCGCAGCACCAGATAAATCGGTTTTCCTTGGCACAAAAGAATTTCGGAGCGCGGGACCTTGATGCCGAAAGTCCCCGCTAGTTTCATGCAAAAGGCTTCGTTGAACACGGTGTCTTCAAAATCGGGAATGGGCGGTTTTAAAATATGGGAACTGGGAGCGCCGGCTTCCGGCAGATAAATTTTGTTGTCCTCCAAAAACACCGGCAATTTATCTTGGGCCCCTGCGAGGGAAAGTCGGGCATTCCCATCCGCCAAAAGGAGAGGCCGGCGCGGCATTTCCTCGATGAGGCGCCCCATCTCCTCTTCGCCGATTTCGCGGTATTTTCCTTTTTTGGGCGGCAACTCTCTTTCCGGATAAACCGAAATGGCGCCCGCGCAATCGCCTCCTAAGGCCGCAAGCATTTCGAAGTCATTATTCGCGGATTGGCCCTTCGTGGCCGCGATGAGCCGGCGCACTTTTCCCTCGGGGAGCAGGTTGGAAAAAAAGGGCTTTGAAAGATCGTCCTCGAAGGGGGCCTCCCGCAAGGGAAGTCGGGTGGAGAGTGGAAAGGTTCCGGCTCTTAGCCAGCTTGAGTCGTATTGGAATCTCCAGCGGCGCCTGGCGTCGATCGTGATTTGGCCGACCGGTTGGGTGTCGAAAAAAACGAACAGGGTGGAGGTCATGAACGACCTCTTTCTTTGACGTCGAAGGACAAGCCTAGACCTTTGAGTACCTTGAGTACCTTCCCGATATGCAGGGTGGCTTTGCCATTTTCCAGTTCGGATAAAAACCGTGTTCCCACCCCGCAGAGTCCGGCGGCCTCGATTTGAGTGAGGCCGGAAGCCTTGCGCTTGTCTCGGACTTTTCCGGCGAGCGTTTTTAAATCCTCAAGGGTAGCCACATTATTATTCCCGATCGGTAATATTATTCAAAAAAAGATGGTCCCGCAACGATTAATTCCCGATCGGTAATATTTTTAAAAAATTCTGGGAGGATCCCCTCGAATAATCCCGATCGGGAAAATTTATAAGTAATGGAATTAACTCGTGAAAAATGGACAATCGGCGTCTTATCGGCCGTAACGATCCGCCTGGGGGGAGCTGGGCCGAAACGAGGGTGAAATCATTTCCCGTTCGAGACGCGGGCTCAAAGCCGGCCGCCGCAAAACTTGCAATGCAGGGCGTCCGGGTCATGCCCCTCGGCGCCGCAGACCGGGCAGGCGTTGCGGGTGATCCCCCGTAGCCGGGTGAACTCGCTGGTGACGATGCCGGTAGGCACCGCGATGATGGCGTAGCCGACGATCATCAGGAGCGAGGCGAGAAACTGGCCCAGCGGCGTCTTCGGGGCGATGTCGCCGTAGCCGACCGTGGTCATGGTGACCACCGACCAGTAGAGGCTGACGGGGATGTCCTTAAAGCCGCTCGCGGGTCCCTCGACCAGGTACATCAGGCTGCCCGAGATGATCACAATGATGAGGATGGAGAAGAGGAAGACGAGGATCTTGTAGCGGCTGGCGCGCAGCGCCTGCACGATCACCTGCCCCTCTTGAAAATAGTGGCTGAGCTTGAAGACCCGGAAGATGCGTAGCAGCCGCAATGAGCGCACGACGATCAGCGAGTGGGCCCCGGGAATGAAGAAGCTCAGATACATCGGCAGGCAGGCCAGCAGGTCGACGACCCCGAAGAAGCTGCGCGCATAGGCGAGGGGGCGCTGCACGCAGTAGAGGCGCAGCAGGTACTCGACCGAAAAGGCGACGGTGAAGATCCATTCGAGGACGTAGAGCGCGGCGCCATAACGCTCTCGCAGGCTCGCGACGCTCTCCAGCAGGACGATGAGCACCGAAAGCAGGATCAAGGTGATGAGGACTACGTCGAAGGCCTTGCCCGCCGCGGTGTCGGACTCGAAGACGACGGTGTGGATTTTTTCCCGCAGCTTCCCGCGCATGGGAGGGGGCTTTCGTCCTAAGCCGTTGAAAAAATGGTCGGGGCGACTGGATTTGAACCAGCGACACCTAGCTCCCGAAGCTAGTACTCTACCAGGCTGAGCTACGCCCCGAATGGCGACCCTCGCTAGCGCGAAGGGGATCCTAAATCTACTGATATTTCTTGAGCAGCGCCAAGGCTTTTTTCTTCTCTTTCGGCGGGCGGAAGGCGTCGCCCTTGCCCGGGCGGCGCCGGGCCCTTAAGGCCTCCTCGTCCAGGGGCTCGCCCCCCAGGATCTTCGCCACCTCCCGCTCGAACTCGTCCGACTTCAGGATCGAGGCGCCCGCCTTCACGGCCGCCTCCTGGATCACCCGGTCCGAGCTGACCACCACTGCGGCCGGCCCCCGCTCGCGGGCCATCGCGATGATCTCCTCGTCCGCCGTGTAGCCGCCACGCGAGGCCAGGACCCGCAGGCCGTGCCGGCGGTCCTCCCGCATCTCGTTCTCCAGCCGCGAATAGGCGTCGAAGACCACGCAGACCCGTTCCCCGGTCTTGAGGCCGAAGTCCCCCAGCCAGCGCAGGGCCGCTTCCTTCCCGCGGGCCCCGTTTCGGGCCTCCAGCTCCGCGAAGCGCCGGCTCTGCCGGATGAAGTTGTAGCCGTCGATGATCCACAAGGTCGCCATATTCGCTCCGAACCGCGAAAACCGGTTTTTCGACGCCCTCCCAATAAAGAGGCAGGGGCCGCCTAATTCGAATCCAGAAGCCTAAAAAATAGGCACATTGGCGCCCCGGGACCTTGGGGGATTTTAAAAAATATCAAATAATTTCAATATATTAACAAATTATTTTGCCTGGCATACGACTTGCTCAATGGACTTTCCAAGCTTCCCTTGCGTTCGGACACCGCCTGGCCGGCGCGCCCGGCCCCCCGATGGGACGCTTTTACCCGACTGGGCCTAAATATCAATTCCCGAAGGAGTCTCTCATGCGAAGACGAATCCATCTGATGCTGTTGCTGGTCCTCATGGTAGGGTTTTTTCCCGGCCTGGCGCTCGGCGCCGACCCCAGCTCCGGCGAATTGAAGATCATGGTCGACACGGTCTGGACCCTGATCGCGGGCATGCTGGTCTTCTGGATGAACGCGGGGT
This genomic window from Deltaproteobacteria bacterium PRO3 contains:
- a CDS encoding helix-turn-helix transcriptional regulator, with the translated sequence MNPSLQEQQAAEVIRLSYECSTLEDFGGEVLPVLNRLFDASASLLYRCTEAGQVVALAGSLAEIHDEYMRHYFPEDVVQAALRRLNPWALHFSRLPEWKAFRRMPFFNELLHPREADHFYYFRLSTSNHKQAGDVGVMVARSERLPDFGPQENLLVMRVFPALEALVRRSFRTEGHLRRTLVERICEMDREPKVALDRFGRLLWATDSGASLLGLRNRRKHAVPEALSGGARRLAILQKDTPSRVPPATVWLRRPNGAPLKAELSFVRTHSEDFFILAQLQEPEVPPDLSRTATRHGLTGAETQVLNLLAQGRSDQEIARLLFVSIATVRTHVGRIFEKLAVKSRVQAALLAHGHPLPPPSRT
- a CDS encoding type II toxin-antitoxin system HipA family toxin yields the protein MTSTLFVFFDTQPVGQITIDARRRWRFQYDSSWLRAGTFPLSTRLPLREAPFEDDLSKPFFSNLLPEGKVRRLIAATKGQSANNDFEMLAALGGDCAGAISVYPERELPPKKGKYREIGEEEMGRLIEEMPRRPLLLADGNARLSLAGAQDKLPVFLEDNKIYLPEAGAPSSHILKPPIPDFEDTVFNEAFCMKLAGTFGIKVPRSEILLCQGKPIYLVLRYDRQWNEDKSIRRLHQEDFCQALGKYAEEKYQNEGGPSFSDCFRVLENFSVQPAVDKKQLITWAVFNFLIGNCDAHGKNISLLIAPDGIQLAPFYDLMSTAVYEGLSEKLAMKVGGKYKRREIFERHWESFAAEADVKPRVVLEILKELSKELPKYARSECDRFTSHFGTRKILIKIVEEIQTAAKKFS
- a CDS encoding helix-turn-helix transcriptional regulator; the encoded protein is MATLEDLKTLAGKVRDKRKASGLTQIEAAGLCGVGTRFLSELENGKATLHIGKVLKVLKGLGLSFDVKERGRS
- a CDS encoding ion transporter; the encoded protein is MRGKLREKIHTVVFESDTAAGKAFDVVLITLILLSVLIVLLESVASLRERYGAALYVLEWIFTVAFSVEYLLRLYCVQRPLAYARSFFGVVDLLACLPMYLSFFIPGAHSLIVVRSLRLLRIFRVFKLSHYFQEGQVIVQALRASRYKILVFLFSILIIVIISGSLMYLVEGPASGFKDIPVSLYWSVVTMTTVGYGDIAPKTPLGQFLASLLMIVGYAIIAVPTGIVTSEFTRLRGITRNACPVCGAEGHDPDALHCKFCGGRL
- a CDS encoding NYN domain-containing protein, yielding MATLWIIDGYNFIRQSRRFAELEARNGARGKEAALRWLGDFGLKTGERVCVVFDAYSRLENEMREDRRHGLRVLASRGGYTADEEIIAMARERGPAAVVVSSDRVIQEAAVKAGASILKSDEFEREVAKILGGEPLDEEALRARRRPGKGDAFRPPKEKKKALALLKKYQ